Proteins co-encoded in one Macrobrachium nipponense isolate FS-2020 chromosome 24, ASM1510439v2, whole genome shotgun sequence genomic window:
- the LOC135203026 gene encoding uncharacterized protein K02A2.6-like, translating into MAVAVLAAVEHDSCVVDEASVRHAAVSDTVYQLLMARVLAGDWANSKSQEVACLWPFYGIRERLAVVQDLVTYTFEKGNVRLVIPEPLRQQVAANLHGGYQGLDPMQRRARQTVYWPGLEGDLQYRRSLCEECDVHAPSQAVEELIITPPPEYPSQMTVADMFQHDGHMYMAYADRLTGWLELAHFPQGTSSSHIKIQLRRYFARWGAPEQISTDGGTNLASEEMGEFFKLWGVSVRLSSAQYLQSNGRAEAAVKVGKRIIMANTGSGGNLDTDKSSLAMLQYLNTPLRDGSSEMAYLRPTGTSR; encoded by the coding sequence ATGGCGGTCGCTGTCTTGGCAGCAGTAGAGCACGACAGCTGTGTCGTGGACGAGGCAAGTGTCAGACATGCCGCCGTCAGTGACACCGTGTATCAGCTGCTCATGGCCAGGGTCCTGGCCGGGGACTGGGCCAACAGTAAGTCCCAGGAAGTTGCATGCCTTTGGCCCTTCTACGGTATCAGGGAGAGGCTGGCCGTCGTCCAAGACTTAGTGACATACACATTTGAAAAGGGCAACGTCCGCCTAGTTATACCGGAGCCCCTTCGTCAGCAGGTGGCTGCCAACCTACATGGGGGGTACCAAGGCCTGGACCCCATGCAACGACGAGCGCGCCAGACGGTATACTGGCCTGGACTCGAGGGGGACCTGCAGTATCGCCGCTCCTTGTGCGAAGAATGCGACGTTCACGCACCATCCCAGGCCGTGGAGGAACTCATCATCACGCCGCCCCCCGAGTACCCCTCCCAGATGACGGTAGCAGATATGTTCCAGCACGACGGACACATGTACATGGCCTACGCAGATAGGCTCACAGGTTGGCTGGAGCTGGCCCACTTCCCCCAAGGTACCTCCTCCTCTCACATCAAGATCCAGCTACGTCGGTACTTCGCCAGGTGGGGAGCCCCGGAGCAAATCTCCACGGACGGGGGCACTAATCTGGCAAGCGAGGAAATGGGGGAATTTTTCAAGTTGTGGGGCGTGTCCGTGCGACTATCATCTGCCCAGTACCTGCAGTCCAACGGCAGGGCAGAGGCCGCGGTCAAGGTTGGGAAGCGGATAATAATGGCCAACACGGGCAGCGGCGGCAACCTCGACACGGACAAGTCCTCGTTGGCTATGCTGCAGTACCTCAACACACCCCTCCGCGATGGCAGCTCCGAGATGGCGTACCTACGGCCCACTGGCACCTCACGGTAG